The genomic stretch ACCAGCGGAGGTCGGGATGGACGTCACACCAACCATCTCGGGCTGATGCTGGCCGAGATGCAAGTACTCCAACGCACGTATCCGGGTGCCAGCTGGTGAACCAGATTCGCCAGGCCATCAAGTCGGTTTGCGATCCTGAGATTCCGGTGCTCACCATCGTCGACCTTGGCATCCTACGGATGATCGAACAGACCGGGAACGACATCACGGTCACCATTACCCCGACCTACTCCGGATGTCCGGCCATGGACACCATCAGCGCTGACATCGTGGAAGCCGCTACCCGAGCGGGCGCCTCGTCTGTGAGGGTCAACACCGTCCTCAGTCCGGCTTGGACCACCGAATGGATGTCCGTCGAAGGACGCCGCAAGCTGACCGAATTCGGGATAGCCCCACCAGGTACCGATCCCATCTGCCCACAATGTTCGGCACCGAACCCTCGCCAGATATCCGAATTCGGGTCAACGGCCTGCAAGGCGCTCATGGTGTGCTCGGACTGTGGCGAACCGTTCGATCGGTTCAAGAACTTGTGACCGAGTTCTTCGCCCTCCCGATCGTGGAAATCGAACCGTTGACGGACGATTCGGTAGCCATCACCTTCGGCCTCGACAATCTCAACCGCTCCCGGTTCGCCTACCGGGCCGGGCAGCATGTCACGATCCGGACAATCATCGACGGCCAAGACATCCGTCGTTCATATTCCATCTGCGCCGACGCCGGCCTTGGGGACCTTCGG from Acidimicrobiia bacterium encodes the following:
- a CDS encoding phenylacetate-CoA oxygenase subunit PaaI; this encodes TSGGRDGRHTNHLGLMLAEMQVLQRTYPGASW
- the paaJ gene encoding phenylacetate-CoA oxygenase subunit PaaJ, with the translated sequence MVNQIRQAIKSVCDPEIPVLTIVDLGILRMIEQTGNDITVTITPTYSGCPAMDTISADIVEAATRAGASSVRVNTVLSPAWTTEWMSVEGRRKLTEFGIAPPGTDPICPQCSAPNPRQISEFGSTACKALMVCSDCGEPFDRFKNL